Within Telopea speciosissima isolate NSW1024214 ecotype Mountain lineage chromosome 8, Tspe_v1, whole genome shotgun sequence, the genomic segment ATGGAAAGGGGTGGACCCATGCATATAAGTCGCCACATCCTTATCTGAGTTCTAATCCTAAAACAATAATACAAGAGAAAgcgaaaaacaaaaataaaatttgagaaaaaaatgtGGCGTCGCCCGGACTTGAACCGGAGACCTTCTGTGTGTTAGACTGACATGATAACCAACTACACCACGACACCAATAATGATTGAATACCATTAATGTTACAAAACATTATTTATAAAAACGATTATCTGGCGTTAAGGGCCTTAAGCTAACCAGCTCCATGGTGGTACTACTGTGAATACAAAAGTATCGACAAAGGGTGGCTTAGGAAGAATCGATTGACTCCTCTACTCCCACTTGCAGAGATCTTGTTTTTCATTATtggcctcctcctcctcttcctctcctctcctggTGTTGCTGTGAAAATCCTTTCCATTCCCTCATATCTTATTACTTtgcttttttgatgaaacatgtTTTTCTAATTACTACTTAGGAAGAAGACACCATAGGTGGAATGTGGACTCCTACAGCTTTCATGGAATTGAATTTCTCATTCTCAAATTTATTGATCTTTATTAAGTTGCACCCATTATTCGAGATGGGTTTTAGTTGGCATGGAGAAAGCTAGTTTGtatttgatctctctctctctcttatgacataTGATTATATAAAGATTCAAAATCGTTCCATGGTCATCAAGACCATGGAACCGTGGTACAAAGAGGAACCATAATTCAAAACAAGTCAATGCTGACTCATGGCCTATCCTCTCCCAATGCTCAGCTTGCACACAAAACACATGCCAATTTTCTAAATGAAAATAACTCAAAATATCAAGGAACGAGAGCAGATATGTCTCCTATGTCTCCCCCTAATTATCAGCCCCTAAACCCTAAGATAGATCAATCGGTTATGGCAAAGATGGATTTAAATATTGTAAGAATGAATGAAGAAAGGTAAGTGAATACAATATTCTCTCTCAAAGAAGAGAGCCCTTGGACGTAGGTGATTCACCACCGAACCAAGTAAAACATTGTGTCTTCTCCTCTTGTCTCTCAACCTTTCTTCATGTCTTCTCTCaatcttaacatggtatcagagctatgcgCCACTAAGAACAGACCCATCTCAACAATATGCCTATGCCTTCTTTCCacgaccccattttgttcatgGGTGTGAGGGCACGAAAGCCATTCCCATTTCAGTTAGGTATTTGGAGATTGACCGgaattactctctctctctctctctctctctctctctgttcagTTGCTACATAAACTTGGTGTCCGACATGTCCAACCATTGATCTGATCGATCTTTGAATGTGTTGTGGTAACTGAACAGAACCATTTAGCAGattgctttccatttcaaagAGTATCTTTAGTTTAAATTGGACTTGGTACCCAGTTTCATAAAGCCGCAAAACTGTTTCTTAGTTGATGGAAAGATAAACATCAACATTTATAACTTACCAAAACACATTTAGTTCATGACCTTCTACACTGTATATGGATTAGTTCCCTGACTTGCATAAAAATTATGTGCATAAATAAGGTAGAGGATGGCTTTGTATTCTTCATTGATTCTCATAAACAAACCAACTTAACAAGGACAGTAAaatctaaccaaaaaaaatgaggTTTAGGAAGTTAGATGTATCACTATTTACATTTCTAAATTTCATTAGTAAATTTATTGCCAATCTGAAATGTTGGGATATGAGACAACTGGGCAAGGCTTTTGTGACaataattaacaaataaataaatcacaAGATGTTAATCCTCATGTATATTATTGGAGGTtaggaaacagcttctctgtcTTCTGTGGTAGTGATGCTAACCTACTTATTTACTGTATAATCCTGTGTTGTTATTGGTGTTCTCGCCGACAGTTGTTAGTTCTGCCATTGCTACTCTTTTTCTACTTTGTCATGAAGTACCTTGTTTGATGGGACGAAACCAAAGAAATCAGCACTGTGTTCCCTTAATTTATGTGGATTCAACGACTAAGCTTCATGCCTGATCTCTAATGATGTTCTCTTTTTGatgttttctttaagaactctGTCACCAACTTTGAGAATGCTGAAGTGTTATCTTTAAGCAACTGAGTTGGGGAGTCATACTCTAAAACTTTGCCTGCATTAATCCAAATACCAAGGATAGTGAGTACAGTCAAAGTGTGTTGTCATTGATTCTGCATAGTGGGGTTATGGCTCCATGATGAAGatgatgctttttttttttttttttgggggggggggggggtggggtaaTTAGCATACCTTCATCAAGTACAAGAACGAGGTCATTGTCGATCACAGTTGGAATTCGGTGGGCAACAGTGATGACAGTGCAATTActtgtttcttctcttattGTCCTCTGAATCAAATTGTCTGTTGCAGTATCCACAGATGCTGTAGCCTCATCCAGCACCAgaatccttctcttcttcagcaAAACCCTGGCCAGGCAAAACAGCTGCCTCTGTCCTAGACTCCAgtttcctccatcttcttcaactGATTCATTTCCATGTTTCAGATGAAACAGCATTAAAAATAACTGCTTAGAATATCATGTTAATATACCCTGTAGAAGCTATAGTAATGACATACTCTTCCATTGTCTATTTAGGTAAAATCTATACCTTTTGCATCAAGAAGCATTTGGTCTTGCATCACTGTAACGGCAAGGTTACACCTACGTAGAGCCTGACATCTCAAATGGTTTCAGTGACAATATGACTTTGACTAGTATCTTCAATGAAACAAAGTTGAGAATTTATTACCTCCCATATTTCTGAATCTGAATGCTGTTCTAAGGGATCCAGATTAGCTCTAATAGTTCCTTGAAACAGTGTTGGGTCTTGCGGAATTATGCTCAATCTAGACCTCAAATCCTGCAAACCTATCTCACAAATATCTACTTCATCAATCAGAATCCTTCCTTCTGAGGGCTCCACCACCCTGAAAAGAGCTTGAATAAGAGTAGACTTGCCACTGCCTGTTCTGCCCACCACTCCAATCTTTGCCTGACCTGGGAAAGTGCAACTAATTCCTTTAAGAACCATGGGAAGCATGGGGCTATAACGGATATGGAGGTTTTCAAGCTTGACAGTTCCGAGGATTGGCCATTCAGGTTCTGGTCTACGTTCTTCAATTAGCAATGGAGCTTCACTTGGAATATTAGAGAACTGAAGAATTCTCTCAACTGAGATCATCTTGTTTTCAACATTACACAGATTCCAAATCACCCAAGCTTGTAAAACGTTTAGATTCAAACCATATGTAGCTGCAAGTCCCGCCAAACCTGGAATTACGTTCCACAAGTACAATTAATTATCTAAGAACAGATTATATCAATTATCATACTTTTTAGATCTGGAAAGAGGAAACCTAATGGACAGCTCCATCAGACAGACCACATGACTGCCTATAATAAAAAACAGTATCTATGCACATGGTGAGGGATGGGAACCAGTATAAACTACTCTACCAAGGATCTCTTTAATTACCCAAGAGATCATCCACATGAGCTTTTCACCTTATTCCCTTGTAAGTCCATGTGGCCTACTTTCTCTTGCTAGCTGAAAGTTGAAAAGAGGACAGACTGAAAGAGAGAGTAGCTTACTGGGGTCAATGGCTGCCCTTGGCAGGATAACTAAGATTagtagaagaaggaagaaaacaagATTGAATAGGAAGTTGATTCGAACACACAACCATTCCATCGTTGCAGAATTATGGAAAGCAACACGGGAGTACTCATCAATCAAGCTGAGATTCTTGACAAGAAAGCGATCTTGCTGCTTGAAGCAGCGAATTGTTTCAGCCCCAGCAATTGACTCTGAGAAATGATGAAGGATTGGAGCTTTCCTGGCTGCAACCATCCTGGCTAGTTCCCTGGCAGTGGTGATGTAGTAGGCCTGCAGGAATTTGAAATATTTGGAGCTTATTTTCTCTTTAGAGATTTCTAAACAGAAATCAACCTTTCAAAAAAATCCTAGTCCATCTGGTAGAATGGTCTCTTCAGTTACTGATTtccatttccctttcaatttgtTTAAATTTATGCAATGTTCTAATTGCATGACAATTTCTTTAGTAGTTCAGGAGATATTATGAGCAAACACCATTAAGCTACTTGTGACAAGTACCAATATTTTACCTTAGTGGATGACTATGGTTAATTATCTTACCTGATACCATATGGAGATGGCAAGGATCCCAAGAAACAGAATGAAGACCTGCCAGGCAACCTGAGACATAAGGATGATGATACTCAACAGCTGAATAAGAGCAAATGCTAATCCTGCTAGTCTGTAAGGAATGTCTGTATCAACGGTGCTTTGATCTGTTGATGACTgtaacaacaataataattaagagaaaaaaaaaaccaattagTTCAGGAAAATGGATAACTACCCAAACTGTTCACCACCATAATGATAATGAAAAATTATTGAACTTGAGGAACTGACCCTATTGAGGATTCGGCTTGTAGGGGTGGAGTCAAAGAAGGAAATTGGTGCTCGGAAGATGGAGTTAACCATGCCAAGAAAGAGCCTCTGAGCAGTTTCAATGGCGACAGTTGATAGCAAAACTGCCCTACCCAAGATGAACAAGGAACTTCCACCAGACAACAAAATAAATACCCCTATCAACTTATCTTTACTCACTCTCCCCTCCTCACTTGCCCAAGCAATCCAGTAATTGCTTCCCATCTGTAATACCTGGAACGAAACTTGGCAAAGAATTATGATTGGAACAAGAGCTCCTTTATATGCACAGGTCACGAAGGTTACATAAACTTTCCATTTGACACTACCAGATTCAGTTTCTACATCAGAAGCTTTCTTTACAAGTTTGCCATTGCCATTGGAATCTTCCATTTTTTCCTCTATGACTTCCATTTGATTCCTCTGATCAGATCCAAAGGTTAAAAGGCTCTGTGCTTGGGGTGGGGCCACTTGGCTTACTGATCTGCTATGGGCAGCCATTTGTTTCACAAGCTCGCCATCAGGTTCTGCAATCAGGTCTTCATATTTTCCTGACTGAACAATCTCTCCATCTTTCATTGCCTACATAAAtataaaagaacagaaaagatGAAACTTTTATAAGGAAACAAGTATTTCAGTATTTAGAAAATGGTGTTCTCAAAAAATGCAAATCTAGTTCTGTGGTGATAACTGGTAAGGCAATAGGTACTGTCTATATATAGTTCCCTTATATTCATATTCAAGGTGGTTCCAACTCCAACAAGCAGACAGAAGGACCTTTACCCTCTACCTAATAGAGGAACTTGATTTTCTAAACAATAACCAAGACAACCTATAAAACAATAATGAAGATCTGTTACATCAGATATGGTTATAGCCCTTAAAACACTAATGTTTTTCCTTGAATTTCTCTACTTTAGTATCTCAAACTAACATGGTTAAAGTGGAGACCTGGAGAAGCAACACAAATACTAATCTTATCTAGGTACATTTGGTTCCCAAAGGATCAATTGCACTAGTGTTGGTGAGATGCCACCCATGTGTCACAGCTTCACagatctccccccccccccccacaatcGCACATCGGCCACCCCTTGGGGGTTTCTTGGGCTTGTAAGTGGAGAAGGAACACCCCCCAATAGGTGCATCTTTTGCTTACTTGACAAACATGTTTAGTATATTTATTTCATATCGACTTAATGTGGCATGAtagataacaaattatcataaaTCTAGATGTGCTTCACAAAGAAGAAAGAGTAGCAGTGCTAGTAACTTACAAAAACAAGATCTGAAGCATTCAAGAATTCCAATTGATGGGTTACATAAATGACAGTCTTCTGAGACAGGATTCGCATTAGACATTCCTGCACAAGGCTTACAGGCTTTTAGAAAGCTTTGCATACTGAGATACTTCAACCAACAAGTAATACAGTaccatagattttttttttctgtcatcAACTACTAGGGCATGATCAACATTATTATAAGCTAAAAATGGTATTGTCTTCTTTACCTTGAAGAGATGTGCTCCTGTATGAGCATCAACAGCACTGAAAGGATCATCTAGTAGATAAATGTCAGAATCACTGTAGAGGGCTCTGGCTAACTGAATCCTTTGCTTCTGCCCTCCACTCAGATTCATTCCCCTTTCTCCCACCATACTCAGATCCCCATCACTCCACATTTGGATATCTCTATTTAAGGCACATCCTTCTAGAACATTTCTATAGAAACTGCTGTCCATTTCCTTACCAAACAACACATTATCTCTAATTGTTCCTGTCTGAATCCAAGCACTTTGTGGGACATAAGCCTCTGATCCATACACCTTGATCCCCGCTCCTGTAATCCTTGGAATCTCTCCAAGTATGCTACACAATAGGCTTGATTTCCCTGAACCTACAGACCCACACACAGCAACCTTATCACCTTTCATGATATTCATCCTCttggaaattttgattgttGGCTTCTTCGAAATTGTGTTACTTGTTCCCCAAGTGTATTCCCCTGTCTCAATCTCGATTGCAACATCGGGCTCTATAGGAGTATAACTGTATTGCAGCACCTTTTGATCTTCTTCTCTGATGAAAGCTTGGACCCGATCGATTGAGACCTTTGTTTGAGCTATCATGGAGATTAGCTCTGGGAGATTGTAGATGGGTTCTTGTAGAATCCGGAAAGTGGCTAGAGCTGAGAGGACAGCACCAGATGTTAATGGAGCTTCCACTAGAATGCAAACACCAAAGGTAATGACTGAGAGTAAAGTTGGTGAAGCCCAGAAGAGAAAGGCAACAATGGAGCATATATACAGATATAGCTTCAACCAACTTCTCTCATTTTCTCTAAGTTGCATGAGCTTTCTCAAGTAGGTGGTTTCCCATGAATGCATCTTCAATATCTTCATGCTTTTCAAGATCTCTGAGGTAAATTTGATTCTTGCATCCTTTGTTTCCATGATGTTAGAATGTAGCCTTTCTTGCAAATTGGCTAATGGGGTGTTGCTAATCATCACCAAAACTGTGGTGAGAAGTGCCGCAATGGAGGGAACCCCACCGAGGTTCCTATAGAGAATGACAAGAGCTAGAAGGACCTGGAGAGGCAGCAACCAGATACCATGGATGTACCAGAAGAAGTCCCCAATCCTCTCAGCATCCACATTGATGAGGTTTACATATTTACCATTGCTTGGGCCGGCATACTTGACTAAAAGGGATTTCCTGTAAATTAATACTGTAACAGCTGCTCGGACTTGAATACCGATCCGGTTAGCACCGAAGTACCATTGTCGCTGTGACAGAGATTCTACTGTCTTTGCCAAGAAGAAAATTAATGCAAGACACAGTCCATATCCATGGCTGGAATCGTCGCTTTTTTGCGATAAGAAATTAACAAAGTTTGTGATGAGGAAGGGACCCATATAAGAAGCAATTGTGTTGACACCTGAAGAAACACTATAATCAGTCCCTAAAACGATAAACGTGCAATGAAAGCAAGAAACCAATCTAGTGATCATACCTGCAAAAAGAGAATTTAGAAGCAGAGGTCTCCAGAAAGCATAGGCTATAGCTGTGTGCAATGAGGAagttccatttttttgtttcctaaGCCATTCTTGTAACAAGGAGTAAGATTTCTCTGCTGTTTCGGATTCAGGGTCCGCCGGAATGTGGTGTAGTTCAAGTTTCTGAGTCCGACCTTTTCTGAAAAGTGGGTTTAGCCAGCTGAAAGTGAGTCTACTGTAAATCCCTGCATTGCTGAAAGTTTCAAAATCTGGAGGAACCTCATTATCCTCTTTCTGAAGAAGTGGGTCTTTAATTTCCGGGATTCTTCTGTTATAACTGAAACAGAAAGCATTGACACACAGAAGTAGTGAAAGTGGGAAGGAAACAAGCTCTGCAACATTAGGCTCTAGGAGAAAATCAGGAGGGATCCCAGATTTCAAATGGGTTAGGAAGTATATGAAAACATGGAAAGCACTGAGAATACAGGAGAAGATCCACCAGAAGGTTAGTACTGAAGGCCACCTCTTCTCTCCTGAAATACTCCTATAGTTTGAGTAGAATGCATATATAGTTGCCAAAACCCAGGTTGTTGCTGAGAAAATTAACTGGGTGGGGACTGTTTTCAGCTTCCAAACCTCATAAAGACAAAAACCCAGATGGAAAGTAAAGATTAAAACGTTGGACAGAAGTACAATCGTCGTAAAAACTGTTCTCTTCTCCATTCCTCCATGTTTTAACTGATCACTCTCTGAATATCTTTGCCTCTGTATAAAAAGTTCTACCAGAATCCATGTAAATAACAGTGAAAAACCAGCTATACTCACAATCAGACTTACAGACATCTCCATGAAAGCCCAGTATTGAAAACTAGATAAACTTGGACTTCTCGCAATGAAGACTCAAAATTACCAATGCCCAAGACCTGTACAGAGTCAGGTATTGGTAAAATGTGAAAATGAAGCCACATGAAAAGACATAATAATACAGATTGAACAACGACAGATATGGAAGAaacttgtattttcttttcttttaatttgatgAAATCAAACAAGAAGAAGTCATGAAGAGTATTTTACTAATAAAaacagaaggaagaaaaagcCATGAAAGAGCAACTTTGTACCACTCGGTGGGGACTGAAGAGATGAGCGAACCTGCGACGAGCTAACAAAGTCTGGCACTCAAATTTTAATGGAGTGAACAGTAAAGCACGTGGCTTAGATGCTCTGTAACGTGATGATGAGGAGATTTCTCTGCTTTCCACATAGCATGCTTGTCTTCATTTCTCTTAAataacacaaaaacaaaaggtgGACCCCTGTCTTGTCAGTTCGATACATATCTCCTCTCCCAATCAGTCGGCAGCATTCTTCATATTCTCTTCCCCAATGACACCAATCCTCTTGGCTTACAAAAATTGAGGGCCTGAAACCCAGAATCTGAAATTCTGAAAATAAAAGCCCCTTTTTCCCCTTCATCAACCCCAACAAAAAATTGTAAAGAGCAAAAAGAATCAACCCAGACAGAGGTTTCCACCTGTGCAAAGAGATTCAGTACtcaaaattctttctttttattcaattcctttctatattttcttccttttaagGTGGAATCAAAACTACCATTAATATCTTTTTGGGGATGAATCGAATCAAAGCAGCCAAATTCTATGGCGAGGATGTCCTCATTCATGACTTATCTATAAACAAGGTATGTTCTCATTCATGTATTCATATACAGAGATGAAAACCCATTTTCAGGGATTCCTTTTGGTTCAAACATGGGAATCTGCTCTTTAATGgcaacaatgaaagaaaaaggtGAAGACAATATTTCGACTTTACCTTTATCTATGAAGTCAAAATGAACACATatggagaaaaaagagaaaagcagAGCTTTGCAGGTTTTGGAGAAAAAAGGACAGAGTGGGTGGGCAATGATGTAATAGAGTGCTAGCATCAATAATGCATGAGAAATTATGGTTAGAATGTTAGTATTACATCTTTATCTGCAATTTTGGATTTTCAGTCATTAATCACTAATCATTGATACGATTGATAGTGGAGAATCCATTACCCATCTATGTTCTTAGCTTCAGAGAGGAAATTATGGCGGCTCTCAAGTCCCAACTCAAACTAAAAAAATTGAATCCCACCTCCATATTTGGTTGGTTCAttgcttcaaaaaaaaaaaggttcaacATTTTCTGGTTCTATCTCCattaaaaaactcaaattctCTGTACTACAAACCCAGTTTTCTCTTGACCTTTATCTGTTCCAGTATTGGAGGCGCTGcagtgcgcatcgtgcggcatAGCAGCACCCATGTTGTGTGCACAATGGGACCTACTGTGCACACATGTccgctgctgcaccgcacgatggcacagcagcggataaaaattccttgtGATTATGGTATATGATATAATAACAGGCGGCTTTGTTAATGGGAGAATGATGATGTATAATATATTCAAGAATGCACTCACGGTGTCGACACTTTTTCATATGTTCTGAAGTAGAGTCCAGAGAcggaaacagagagagagagagagagagtctcatAAACATCAAAGCCACTAACTCCAAAAAGAGAATCTCTTTAGATTCTGTggaggaccaccaccaccatcaaagACTCTAGAGAgaatagggttttaaaaaaaacccaagaacCGGTATTTGGATTGGTCCAGCCGATTCTGATCTGGATCAGTGAGGAATCGGTAACCCAAGAACCGGTATTGGGATTGGTCCAGCCGATTCTGATCTGGATTAGTGAGGAATCGGTAAGAATCGTATCTTAACCCAGTTTTTTAGAATGAGATTGGCCAAGCCGGACATTTGAATCGGCCGATCCAATTGATCTGAcactgatttttaaaaccctaggttgACCGGGTCAGGTGACTCTGGTTGGTTGTTATTTCCATCTCTCAACTTTAACCCTTTCAAGGAATTAATTCTCTACATTGATTCCTGCACTACATGATCTTCACTCCCATTTTCTTGGGAAACCCTAAAAGGTGTTGACTAGGTAAACAATTTGTAAGTATCAATGGTGATTTAAGTGTCACTTGTCACATAATAATGCTCACAATAGTTGTTAGAATCATGAGTTAACCAATAGGGAAGAAGCGTCTTAGGCACCCACAATTTGGCATGTCTCATACTTTGGGTTAAATAGATCTCACCATTGAGAATGCTTATTAGCAAAAGAAGATCTTCCCAAACCTAAATGCATCAAACTTGGTCTAGTGTCCAACATGATTTGGGATCAATTTAGTGATTTTTTTAAGGGTGCAACTTGTTGTCATCAAAGTGATCGTATATAAAATTATAggatttattttcattaaaaaacaaaaagtgttatcataagggtaaaatagtaaatgcATCAAACTTGGTCTAGTGTCCAACATGATTTGGGATCAATTTAGTGATTTTTTTAAGGGTGCAATTTGTTGTCATCAAAGTGATCGTATATAAAATTATAGGacttattttcattaaaaaacaaaaagtgttatcataagggtaaaatagtaaatgcATCAAAATTGGTCTAGTGTCCAACATGATTTGGGATCAATTTAGTGATTTTTTTAAGGGTGCAACTTGTTGTCATCAAAGTGGTCGTATATAAAATTATAggatttattttcattaaaaaacaaaaagtgttATCATaaaagtaaaatagtaaaataatattttcatttctttttcatcaactttggttacaataagaattttccttgtttttcatAGATGATTCCACACTCATTTCCCTGCTCAACTTTCAACCAGGGATTTAAAAATCGGATCGGATTGACCGAAGTCAGTTCTGCCAATCTTTGtataaaaattagggttatggtgTTTCTAAGCCAATTCTAATCCGATCTAGATCAGAATTGGTATCGGATTAGAATTGGTCGGGACCAATCTGGATTCCAATTCCAGATTTTTATACACTGCTTCCAAGCATCATAAGTAGGGGGAAGTCCCTAATATGAGAATCTCAAGTGACAAATTTACTGAAAGGCCACAGGATTTCATTATTATGAAATAGACATTCTTGTTGtaaattttttagggaaaaCGTTTTCTATAGTaataccctctctctctctctctctctctctcctcacatgaaaaTACCTTTCTACACTCTATGCACAAAATCATTTCATCAGTCCTCACCGGTGCACTTCTTATGTTGCATGCTCAAAGatatcttcccccccccccccctacatTGTTGAGAATTTCAAGTTGATGACCCTAAAAAACCAGAGTCCATTTGAACTTTTCAAAGCTTATGCTAAGATTTCGAGATTATGGATGTAGCCTATTTTGGAGGATATCAGACATCTAGCATCATTAGGAGGAAAACTATATTGTCGATTTCTTAGCTAGGAaggccttgttttttttttttggtgaaagctAGGAAGGCCTTGATGATATCGTGAAGACAACTTGGCCGAATTCCACTCTGTGGCTGAGGGAGCCTTGTATCTGCCCATAAACATGTTCGTCACATCATCATCAATAAATTTCtagttacccaaaaaaaaaaaggtcatggACTAGATTAGAGTGAAAAAATCTTAGTCTAAGAACAAGACGAGTTAGGCTAGGATTAATACATTGGGTCAAACCTAGCCCAAAATCATATAGGCATTAGGTATGATATATTCATGTGCCATAATTAATATAATGCATATAATATATGGTCTAAATATGGGATtacttctacttttttttttttgtggtaaagaTTACTTCTACTTCATCTCCTAGACTCAATAGTCCCTTTTACGGGCTCTAGGCTTCTAGCTACTAGTAAAAGGGTATACTAATCCTTctacaaggttttttttttttttttggcaagtgAAAATCCTTCTAcgggttttattttttcataaaaggaaaaaatgaaagaaaaatatataagaaataATAAATAGAAATCGGGTAAAATATATTTGGGGTACCTAACTACGCCTTGGGTACCCTCATGTTTCATAAATATTAGGGttaatttcacggacaccccctctaagtatgtaaaatgtcacagacactcTAAACTTGgacaaaatgtcacagacattccccaattttttattttatatcgacttagtccactccgttaggtcttAGCACTTAAATCCCTGTTAACTTTTTTATAATGACGAAATTGCCCTTCCAATAGGGTGAactccccataatacccttaagggtaaaaccccaaatacaaacacaattctctctctcttcatcgtTTTCACTTGCTGAAGGGGTAAGAAACAAGAACAACGAACTTCTCCACCTGCAATCGAAATTTCTTTCTTGCTGCAAAAGCTGAGTTCTGAATGTAACCTATGAAGATTCCTTTCTCCCATTAATAAGGTAATTTCTTTGAAATCAAAGTTTAGTTCTGAAATTCTGAGTAGAGAtgacttgagtcatccattgcttACACAAAGCAACCAACACTCTATCCTCCTTCCTCCTAATCTACACAGTTGACAATGAAAGCTTTCCTCTGTGTGCTACCACCTTACCACCTTCAATCTCCACCTCTTCCTACAATTTACATGAACAATCCTTAAAACAAAACCGTAGCTGACAACATTTTCAAGCTGAGTTCTAATGAACCTCAGTTTGATTCCCACACAAATTAACCAGGATCTTAACCGTAGAGAAGTAGGAATTATCGAAATCGAGGGATAATTTGATGTCTCCTTTATAAGTTGATATAACTGCCTCTCCAACTACATTGATAATGGTTGCTATTGCACCCACATGACAGTTCCCACTTCGACCCTCCAAAGTATGAAAAAAACCCTTTTAACAATATGGTACTGTTTTGAATCTTGGAAAAATAAGATAAGGAGATTACAGAATGGTGCATGGAAATTAACAAAAAGAGCTCTACAGATGGTAGAAGGGAAGAGATGAAGGAGAGGataggagagaaaataagaaattacAGATAAGTTAGGATGAAGTTTGAGGTTGCAGAGGATCCAACCCCTCCGGGAGTGTAGGACTTTGATGTTACAAAGAGAAAGGTATTCAATCTCAAGACTGGTGCTACCCTTCTGTCCAAGCTCTTCTAGCCATTTCTTTGCTTTCTCCAGGAGAATCTCTTCCTCATtta encodes:
- the LOC122638273 gene encoding putative ABC transporter C family member 15 — encoded protein: MEMSVSLIVSIAGFSLLFTWILVELFIQRQRYSESDQLKHGGMEKRTVFTTIVLLSNVLIFTFHLGFCLYEVWKLKTVPTQLIFSATTWVLATIYAFYSNYRSISGEKRWPSVLTFWWIFSCILSAFHVFIYFLTHLKSGIPPDFLLEPNVAELVSFPLSLLLCVNAFCFSYNRRIPEIKDPLLQKEDNEVPPDFETFSNAGIYSRLTFSWLNPLFRKGRTQKLELHHIPADPESETAEKSYSLLQEWLRKQKNGTSSLHTAIAYAFWRPLLLNSLFAGVNTIASYMGPFLITNFVNFLSQKSDDSSHGYGLCLALIFFLAKTVESLSQRQWYFGANRIGIQVRAAVTVLIYRKSLLVKYAGPSNGKYVNLINVDAERIGDFFWYIHGIWLLPLQVLLALVILYRNLGGVPSIAALLTTVLVMISNTPLANLQERLHSNIMETKDARIKFTSEILKSMKILKMHSWETTYLRKLMQLRENERSWLKLYLYICSIVAFLFWASPTLLSVITFGVCILVEAPLTSGAVLSALATFRILQEPIYNLPELISMIAQTKVSIDRVQAFIREEDQKVLQYSYTPIEPDVAIEIETGEYTWGTSNTISKKPTIKISKRMNIMKGDKVAVCGSVGSGKSSLLCSILGEIPRITGAGIKVYGSEAYVPQSAWIQTGTIRDNVLFGKEMDSSFYRNVLEGCALNRDIQMWSDGDLSMVGERGMNLSGGQKQRIQLARALYSDSDIYLLDDPFSAVDAHTGAHLFKECLMRILSQKTVIYVTHQLEFLNASDLVFAMKDGEIVQSGKYEDLIAEPDGELVKQMAAHSRSVSQVAPPQAQSLLTFGSDQRNQMEVIEEKMEDSNGNGKLVKKASDVETESGSVKWKVYVTFVTCAYKGALVPIIILCQVSFQVLQMGSNYWIAWASEEGRVSKDKLIGVFILLSGGSSLFILGRAVLLSTVAIETAQRLFLGMVNSIFRAPISFFDSTPTSRILNRSSTDQSTVDTDIPYRLAGLAFALIQLLSIIILMSQVAWQVFILFLGILAISIWYQAYYITTARELARMVAARKAPILHHFSESIAGAETIRCFKQQDRFLVKNLSLIDEYSRVAFHNSATMEWLCVRINFLFNLVFFLLLLILVILPRAAIDPSLAGLAATYGLNLNVLQAWVIWNLCNVENKMISVERILQFSNIPSEAPLLIEERRPEPEWPILGTVKLENLHIRYSPMLPMVLKGISCTFPGQAKIGVVGRTGSGKSTLIQALFRVVEPSEGRILIDEVDICEIGLQDLRSRLSIIPQDPTLFQGTIRANLDPLEQHSDSEIWEALRRCNLAVTVMQDQMLLDAKVEEDGGNWSLGQRQLFCLARVLLKKRRILVLDEATASVDTATDNLIQRTIREETSNCTVITVAHRIPTVIDNDLVLVLDEGKVLEYDSPTQLLKDNTSAFSKLVTEFLKKTSKREHH